One Helicobacter suis HS1 genomic window, GCTTAAGCTGGCTTATTTGCTTTAAATCTGTGGTGTGGGTGAGTTTTTCTTTTAAAGCTTGGATTGTAGCCACATGGGAGACTTGATTAAGCACAGCGTCTTCTCCTCTTGGCCAAATCTTTAACACCCCGCTATAAAAGGTAATAGAGAGGATAAAAAAGGCGGGTAATGCTGTAGTTAGGGCGTATTTAAAGCGTTGCATCTTAAATAAAATGGTGGTGCACAAGATTAAGGCCATGCCCGCTAACATCTGGTTACTCACCCCAAAAAGAGGCCAAAGGGTGTAGATTCCGCCTTTAGGGTCTAAAATGCCTTGATATAAAAAATACCCCCAGAATGCGACGGCTAGAAAAGTAGCTAAAAGGCCCGCACTATAAGACTTATGATTGCCAAGAGGTTTATAAAGATGGCCTAGCATGTCTTGGATCATAAAGCGCGCGCTACGAGTGCCCGCATCTACGGCAGTTAAAATAAAAAGAGCTTCAAAGAGGATAGCAAAATGATAGCCAAAGGCCATAATGGAAGGGTGACCTAAAAGCTGATAGAGTAATAAACTTAACCCGATAGCAAAGGTAGGCGCGCCTCCTGTACGGCTTAAAATGCTCTGTTCGCCTATGTTTTGGGTGAGGGTTTTAATTTCCTCAGGTGTGATAGAAAAACCCCAAGAACTAATCACCTTAGCCGCTTGGGCTAGATTATTGCCTATGCTTTTTTCGGGAGCATTGATAGCAAAATAAAGTCCGGGGTGTAAAATAGCGGCCATTAAAAGAGCCATTAAGGCCACCACAGATTCCATTAACATTGATCCATAACCTACTAAGCGGGCATGGCTTTCTTTATCAATGATTTTAGGGGTGGTGCCGGAGGCAATGAGGGCATGAAAGCCGCTAATTGTCCCGCAGGCAATGGTGATGAAAAGAAAGGGAAAGAGCGCACCGGCAAAGACGGGGCCATTGCCATTGATAAAAGAGGTGAGTTTGGGAATGTGCAGGGGCGGGGCGATACAAATTAAACCTAAAGCCAAAGCAAGCACCACCCCGATTTTTAAAAAGGTGCTTAGATAATCTCTTGGAGCGAGTAAAAACCACACGGGTAAGATAGAGGCGATAAAGCCATAGCCCATAATGCCCCATGCAAGCGTACTTGCCTTGAGGGTGAAATAGGAGGCTAATAGTGCATTGCTGGCTACAACCTTGCCATAATAAATCGCTAAAAACAAAAGAATCAAACCTAAAGCTGAGCTTTCTAATACTTTGGGTCTAAAAAAACGGGTGTAGAGGCCCATAAGAATAGCAATGGGGATTGTACAAGAAATGGTAAAAAGCCCCCAAGGTGAGTGGGCTAGGGCCTTAACCACGACCATAGCTAAAATAGCGATGATAATAACCATGATGGCTAAGGTAGCTAACATCGCTAAAGAACCCACAAAAGGACCCATCTCCTCTTTAATCATCTCGCCTAAAGAGTGCCCACTGCGCCGCATAGAGACAAAAAGCACGACAAAATCATGAACACAACCTCCTAGCACGCTGCCTATTAAAATCCAAAGTACAGAGGGCAAATAACCCATCTGTGCGGCTAGAATGGGTCCTACTAAAGGCCCAGCTCCAGCAATAGCAGCAAAGTGATGCCCGAAAGTTACAGCCTTATGTGTGGGGATAAAATTTTGTCCGTCATAAAGCACATGGGCGGGGGTGGCGCGCTTGTCATTAAGCTCTAAAACCTTGAGTGCTATAAAATGGCTATAAAAGCGATAACCTAAAGTGTAAATACACACCGCCGCGCACACTAGCCAGAGCGCGTTGATGCTCTCGCCCTTATGCAAAGCCAAAACCCCCAAACACACAGCCCCCACTAAAGCCAAAAGCCCCCAGAGTAAAGAGATCACCGCTTGCATCATTTGCCTTATCTTAAAAATAAAATCCTATTGTGCTCTTTGTTAGCAAATATTTTAGGGAGGGTGGTCTTTGTGTTTAAGAAAAGGAAAGAAAGATTAAAAACCACAAATTTGACTTCTTTATAATGATCCGAATATTTTGCCATTCTAGCATGGCTGGTTTAACATAACCAAGAAATAGGGACAAAACCCACATAAATTTAAACTAAATAAAGCCAGAGACGCAGGCCGTCAGTAACGCCACTACAATTCCAATCGCCAGTAACAAGCGCATTTATACCCTTTAATTTTGAATTAAAGGTGTATTATAAACCCCTAATGTTAAAAGAAGTATAGCTAAAATTCTTTTAGGACAGGGGGTCTTTAGCTTGAATGAGCACATAGAGCTAAGACCTCCAAACCCTTAAATAATTTTAATTGGCAGCTACAAGCATGCCCAAATCTCTCAAAATGAGAGCAGAAATCTACGGGCTAAATTTAAAGACCTAGACATAGACTTTGAGGATTTTAGAGTGCTACCCTGTGTCGTATTTGATCCCAATATTAAAAGTTATACGGGTTTTAAAAATACTCAACCCACCCCTAAAAACCTCTAGGAGTGAAAAGACCCCCCAAAACACTACCTTAAAACTATTTTTGCTCAGGTTGCCAAATGGTCTTTTCAGAGGGGGTATAATCCTTCTCGTCCTCTAAAATTTGCTTTTTACTCTCTGCACAGGCCGTCAGTAACGCCACTACAATTCCAATCGCCAGTAACAAGCGCATTTATACCCTTTAATTTTGAATTAAAGGTGTATTATAAACCCCTAATGTTAAAAGTCCATAAAAACCCGCGTCTAACAATGGATTGATCGTGTAACGACATGTACCCTTTTTCTCTGATCTAAACTATAGATTGCATGAAACTAATATTAGCTTTTAACTTTGTAATCTCTGCCTACAAAATCCCCCTCTTTTCTAGTAATACCACAATCTTAGCGCCTAAAGAACTCATGGGTAGTTGCTTGAGACTAGCTAAAGCTACAATTACTAGGTTTTCTGGTTGTAAATCCTCTAAAGTGGCTTGATAAAGCCAAACTTGCACGCGGTACTTGGTATAGCTATGCCGTACACTCCCTAAGAGAGGTAGGGGTATTAAATCCTGCTCTTTTAAGAGAGGAAATTGGTAGAGGTGGGCATATAAACCCTTTTGTGTGTAGGTGAGGTATAAATTCTTTGTTTCTACACATACCCCGTAGTGTTTTGTAATGGGAATACTGGGGGGTTTTTTCACCACACTAAAACGCTCTATATTTTCTTTACCACAGCAACTAAAACTTAAGGGGCAAATGTGGCAACTAGGTTTAGGGGTGCAGATAAGCGAACCTAAATCAATGAGAGCTTGGTTATGATCAAAAGAATTAGTTGGATTAACAAAGGTTCTAGCCTTGTCTTGCAAGAGGGTTTTAAGATTCTTACTTTTTAAATCTAGTCCAAATAAGCGCAAAAGCACACGCGAGACATTGGTATCTAGCACGCCCACATTTTGCCTAAATCCAAAACATAAAATCGCGCTTGCGCTGTATGCTCCAATACCGGGCAGGGCTAATAGGTCTGTATAATTAGAAGGCAAACAACCGCCATATTTTTGGCAACAAATCTGCGCGCTTTTATGTAAATTTTTAGCACGGGCATAATAACCTAGACCTTTCCATAAAAGTAAAACCCGGTCTAAAGGGGCGTTTGCTAAATCTATTAGAGTGGGGAAGGCCTGCAAAAAGGGGAGATAAAATTTGTCTAACACAACCTCAATTTGGGTTTGCTGGGACATGATCTCAGAAACATAAATTTCATAAGGGGCATTGGGGCCTGTAAGGTTTCTAATCAGCATACTTTTACGCCCATGTGCTTGATACCAGACTAATAAAGCTTCTTGTAAAACTTTCAGTTCAGGTGTACTTGACATACAAATGATTAATCCGTCTAACTAGGTGCATGCCAATAGAGAATTTTTGTTCAAAGCGTTCTATATTGGAGTTATTGGGTTTTTCAGCAATGGCAAAGGGTTCTAATACTAGGTTAGATATTCCATGCAAATAGGTACAATCCATTAGGTTATCCACCGGTATCACCCACTTGGCACTAGCCTTGATAAAAGCCATAGCAACTTGTGGGGTTAAACAATAGCCTTGAGTGCCATTTCCAGCTACTGGACCTACAATTTGGAATACAGCCGTAAAACGCGTGGGTTTTTTGACAAGTTCAAATAGATCTAGATGCATTAGCCGTACATAGCCTAGTGTGTAGATATGTTCTTCTAAAAAATCTAAAGATTGCCAAAAGCATGGCTCTAGTTCTATATCATCTTCTAGTATTACAATAGGTTCATTGTATTCTAAACACCTATACCACAGGCAAAAGTGGCTGGCATAACACCCTAATTCTCCTAAACTCATATACTTGCCTTTGTATTTTAGTCCATAGAAGTAGGCACTCAAAGTATCCTTAAGATTATGAGTAACCTCACAACTTGGGTGGGTAAAATAAGGGTGTAAATGGGCTTTAACTAAAGGATGTAACCCCGTTTTAGTTTTAGAATAAATGGCATCAAAAACTTCTACACTATGTTTAGAAGAAGTGCTTAAACTCTTTTTTAAATCGCTAATATCGCGCTCAAAAAGTTGGTTTTCTTGGCAGGTTTTTGAGGAAAGGTGGATTAGAAAAATACGCATGGCAACTCCAAAATGGTGTATTATAATACTTTTCTCTTAAGGTTATACATGCCCTATAAATATCCGTTTTTAGACTTAGTAGCCATAAATGCACCCTATCAAGAAGCTTTTAAACTCCAGCTGCAAGCACATTTAAAAAATGCTCATTTTATCGGGGGTCCTGCGCACTCACAATTTTTACAAGCCTTTAGCCAGTACTGCCAAAGCCCGCATGCCATAGGTGTAAATAGCGGATTAGACGCGCTGACTTTAATGCTAAGAGCCTACCAGATTTTAGGGCTTTTGCCACAAGGAAGTGGGGTGCTATTGCCCTCTTTTACTTTCATAGCCACAGCCCAAGCACTGCTACATAATGCCTTAGTGCCACAATTTGTTGATATAGGCAAAGACTATCTCCTAGACCCCTACGCATTAGAAGCCAGTGCCACACCTCAAACTAAAGCGATTTTGGTAGTGCATTTATACGGTCAAGTGGCTAATATGCAGGCTATTAAGGCAATTGCTAATAAACATGGGTGGCTCGTGCTAGAGGATTGTGCCCAAGCAACAGGGGCGTTGTATGCACAACAAAGAGCGGGTAGTTTAGGGCATGCAGGCGCTTTTAGTTTTTATCCAAGCAAAAATTTAGGGGCACTTGGAGATGGGGGTTGTGTGCTAAGTTCTAATAGCCAGCTAATAGAAACAATCCGTGTATTAAGCAACAATGGCTCACCAGATAAAAAGGACTCATTATATTTAGGCTATAACTCTAGACTAGATAGTATTCAGGCTAGTTTTTTACATGTTAAATTACCCCATTTAGATACCCATAATGCTAAACGGCGCGCCTTAGCCCAAATTTATTTAGATACCATTAATAACCCCTATGTGTGTTTGCCAAGTGTGTACGACATAGAAGAACATGTATTCCATCTCTTTGTGATTCGTATCTCTCAAGGTCTGCGCTCACAAATGCAAAAACATTTAGCTAGCTATTCTATAGAGACGCGTATCCACTACCCCATTCCCATACACTTACAACGCGCCTTTAAAGAGTATGCTAATTTATCACTACCCCGCACTACGCGCTATTCTCAAGAAGTTTTAAGTTTGCCTATTAGCCCCACTCAAAGCATAGAAGATACGCTTTTTATCGCTAAGGCGATCAACGCTTTTAAACCTATCTGAATATTGTAGAAATATTTAGAAGTACTTAGGCGGTTTATAAGGACTTTTTATACTCCCCTTAAGCCTTTTTTAGCCATGCTTATTTTCAAAATTTTTTAAGTGGATAATTTAACGCTAAAAACTTTTTTAATCGGGATTGTGGCGGGTGTTTTTGGGGCTATTGGTGAAGTGCCCAAATGCTAAAGACATTTGGGCTTCCTAGGCTGATGTTGCCCGTAGGGAGAGTTTGGTTCTCACTCTGTGTCCCTATAGTAGGGATTTTACAGAGTTTGAGCTCCAACGCATTCCCTACAGGTCTCACACATCATATCTCCAAAGGCGTAACTTCCGACACTTCCTGCCGTAGATACGAATGTATGGGGACATTATACCACAAATTAGTGGCATTCATCCCACCCGCTAAAGACGAGTGGGATTTCTGCCGGAGAGTTTTAAACGAATCACACCATAAAAATTAACCTCAAATTGTTGTTGGATTTTCTCCATAGACAACTCCTCTACCGGACCATAAAGACCATAACCTGCATTGTTCCAAAGCACATCAATACGGCCCTGTTCTTTGATCACCTGCGCAACAACAGACTCAATATCTGATTCATTTCTCACATCCATTTTAAGAACATGCCCGCCTAATTGCTCTAAATCTTGCATTTTATCTACACTGCGCGCTACACAATAAACAATATACCCGGCTTGGATTAAATCTTGGGCTGCAACCTTACCCATACCCGAGGAGGCACCGGTGATTAAGAGTACTTTTTGCATCTAAACCTCCTGAAATTTATTCGTGCTAGCAGATTAGTACCTAATTTTGGTTAACAATTTATTAAATGTTCATTACTCGCCCGTCTTAAATCTCTTTGTAGTTCTGTGTACTTGGATAAACACTCTTTAGTAGCAAAAAGCAAAAAGTCTGGTTTTTCTAATTGCGTGTTAAAGTCTTTATAAAATTCAGTGCTAGGGGTTGGTTAGATCGAAGCTACTTTGTTGCTTTATGCCAAATCTTAGCTTTGTAGTGTGATTTTCCCCGTATCACACGCCCTATAAAGCTAAGCTTAATGCGATGCTTTTTGGCTCGCTGGATTAAAGCATGTTTGTTTCGCGCTGGTAAACACAAAAGCATTTCGTACTCCTCGCCACTTAAAAAGGCGCGTTGGTGGGGATTTATCAGCTTACAATGTAATTGATTAAGCTGTGATAAGCGGTTACACTCAGCCAAAAGGCCATCAGAAATATCTAACCCAGCGTGTAGAAGGGGGCGTATTGTTTGCATAAAAGGGGCTAGATTTTTGAGCACTGGTTTATAAAACTTAGAGTGGCCTGCAACCCTCCCGCCTCTAAGCAAGGTCTGCAAAGCTTTATCACTCTCTCCAAGTCTGCCGGTGTGCACTAACAAATCTCCAAGCCGCATTTTTTGCCGTAAAAGAGGCTTTGCACTACTCGCTAAAAGCGTAATGGCTAAACTCAAACTTTTTGAAACAATAGTATCCCCGCCTACAATCTGGATTTTAAACTCTTGGCAGGCCTTTTGTAAACCTAGCACTAGCTCTTTTATTTCTAGCGGGCTAAAATTCTCTGGGAGTTGTAACCCTAAAAGGGCGTATTTGGGCACAGCACAAAGCGCGATCGCATCTGAAATATTAACCGCTAGGGCTTTATAGCCTATTTGTTCTAAAGTAAACCATTCTCTTTTAAAGTGCACCCCCTCAGTAAAAAGATCAAGCATATAAATAGGGTTTTTAAAGCAAGGCAAAACCACCCCATCATCTCCTAACCCAAAGGTTATCCCGCTTTGCTCTAAAATCTGTAAAAAGATGCGTTCTAAATCCACACTAAACTAACTTTAAACTCATATCCACCCACACCGCTTGGTGAATCAATGCCCCGCTACTAATGGCATCAACTCCGCTAGAGGCATAGGCGCGCACACTTTCCTCTGTGATATTTCCACTAGCCTCTAAAAGCACTAAAGGATAATTTTGGTTGCGATAAGCCACCACCTCTTTAATCTCCTCCACACCCATATTATCACACATAATAATATCCGCTCCTATGGCCATGATCTCCTTAGCCATTGCCACACTATCGCATTCAATTTCAATTTTAGAAGTCCATGGGATTTTTTGGCGGGCATGTTTGATAAAGGCTTTTAAATCCGGAATATGGATTAAATGGGTGTCTTTAAGCATAAGCGCATCATCTAAACCTAAGCGGTGGTTTTTAGCCCCGCCATTGCGCACCGAATACTTTTCAAAGACGCGCAAAAGGGGGCGGGTTTTGCGGGTATCTAAAAGACTAATGGGCAACCCTGCAATTAAACGCACAAATTGTGCTGTCTTTGTGGCTATTCCGCTACTGTGCTGTAAAATATTAAGTAACACCCGTTCAATTTGTAAAATCAAGCGCCAATCACCCTGCAATTCTAATAAAACTTGTTTGGGCTCAAAACTTTGGCCATCTTTAATTTTCCATGTATGCTTTATTTTCAACCACTCTAAAAGTGCTTCTACATAAACTTGGCCTGAAAAAACCCCCGTATCTTTAGCTAAAACATGGGTTTGTACAAGTTTAGGCTCTACAAGGCGAGCAAATAAATCTCCAGCGCCTAAATCCTCAGCCAAACACTCCCTTAAAAACTCAATGTACATTTCTTGCATCAGCACTCCATGATTCATGGAAGCGGTGGTAATTTTTAGGTGAGAGATAGAAATTAAAATAAAGATAATTTGTTAAAACCTCTTTTTGACCCAACAACTCAGCAATGGGAGTTGCAAAAGAGATTTCTTGACCCTGAAGCGAGTCAAAGGTGGCACTATTTTGTACAAAGAGTACCACACTAGAACCCATTTCAAAACGCCCTAGTTCTGTTCCTTTGCTAATGCTAATGGGGGGGTTGTAGGTATAAATTTTAGGATTCTTGTGCACGCGGGCGTTGGTGTGGATACTAGGATCAAAATTAAGCACAATCTGCCCCACATTTAAAGCCCCTATAGCCACAAAATACAACAACTGCCCCCGCACATCTGTTGCCACCACCACTACCCGCTCATTGCGGATAAATGCATTACGGTAGCGGTACTGGTTAAGCGCAGCAGGATTGACGCTTAACAGTTCCCCGCAAAAGTGGCGCACTTCTGAAATTTGTAGATCACAGGGGGCATGGAAGCGGTGGTAATTTTTAGGTGAGAGATAGAATACCCTGTGTGAAATGCCCCATTTCTTTAAATTTTGACCCAAATACGATGAGTTTTTCCTCTAAATGCCTTCTATCCTTGTGCATGGTATCTTGGATTTCTTGGAGATGGTTATAAAGATTTGTAAGGCTAGTGTTTAAATTGGTGTTTAATTCGTCTTTATAAAACGAGGGGTTTGTAAAGCCGTTAAATTCTGTTTGCATTTCATTTTCTTGAATCCATTTGCGGATTTTATAGATTTCTTGGTTAATGGCATCTAGGGCTTTTTCTAATTGCTTAGTCTTGCTAGTAAATTCTTTATCTTTCAAGTGGCTATAGGTGAGTAGACACACAAAAATAAATACCACCTGGCCATTATTGTAAATCCGCTAGTTTAAGTACAAATTCAATTTGTCCTTTGCTAATGCGTAGTTCTTTTGCAATCGAATCAATGCTATGCCCCTCTTGGAATAATTGAATCACCTTTTTTTCATCAATATCATCGCTACCCAGTGTGAAATGCCCCATTTCTTTAAATTTATTCTCTAATACGATGAGTTTTTCCTCTAAATAATCCCTATCCTTGTGCATGGTATCTTGGATTTCTTGGAGATGGTTATAAAGATTTGTAAGGCTAGTGTTTAAATTGGTGTTTAATTCGTCTTTAACATTAGCGCTAATACTAGAGGCGTTAAATTCTGTTTGCATTTCATTTTCTTGAATCCATTTGCGGATTTTATAGATTTCTTGGTTAATGGCATCTAGGGCTTTTTCTAATTGCTTAGTCTTGCTAGTAAATTCTTTATCTTTCAAGTGGCTATAGGTGAGTAGACACACAAAAATAAGTACCACCCCTCCCCCTACAATCCACAATAATTCATTAAAACTCAGATCCATCACAAACCCTTACTTTTTTAAACTTTCTAATTCAACTTGGACAATATAACTATCCCAATCGCGTACATCACCAGCATGCATGCGTTCAACACTTAACATTTTAGGATCAAAAGCCCTAGCCATTAAGGCGATGCGTTTATAGGGCATGTGGGGGAATTTTAAGCGCATGTAATAAAGTGTATCTACAATAAAAACCTGCTGACTCACCCCTAAAACCCCATGCCCTAGTACGCTAACATTGATGCGATCTTCTAAAGCAATGTACTCCATGTCTCTCTCATGGATATATTGCTCTAAACGATCTAATTTTTTATAAATTTCAGATAATGCTTTTAAAATCACATCTTCTCGTTCTTTGCCATAAAACACCTCCCAAGGCACATGCAGGGCTTGGCTAGCTTGTCCTAATTGTAAAAATTCTTGATCATGCAGGGGCATATAGGGGGCGTATTCTACTGGCAAAGACACGCTTACTAAACGGGTAAAATATCCATGTTCTTGGCACAATTGCTTATAAGTGCTTAGCAAGCCACACTCCGCGATCTAATACAATAAAACCTAAAAACACTAAACCCAAGTACCCATTGCTGACAAAAAAAGCCTTAGGGATATTTTTAAAATCACGATAAACTAGCCATTGTTCATAAATTAAGATGCACAAACACACCCCCACACCCAAAGCCGCTGCTAAACCTAGCTGTGCGCTACTTACAAAACCTATCCAGCATAACACCGCTAAAGCATGGGCTAGGCGCGAAAGTTTAAGGGTAATTTGTTCTCCAAAGATAGCAGGCACGGAATAAAGCCCCTCTTTGCGATCAAATTCTATATCTTGTAAAGAATAGAGTAAATCAAAGCCAGTTACCCAAAACACCACCCCCAAAGCTAATAACAAACTCCATAAAGGGATATAACCTAAAATAGCAATCACTCCAGCTAAGGGCGCTAAACCTAAACAAATCCCTAAAACAAGATGGGCTAGATAACTAAAACGCTTCATGTAAGAATAGCCCCCTAAAATGAGTAAAAAAACAAAGGAAAGCTTAAAGGCAAGGGCATTGATCAGAAAACTCACCCATACAAAGAGAAGGGCATTAGCCAAACAAAACCCTCTTAAAGTCCAAATACCAATGCGCCCATCAACACTGGGGCGGTTATAGGTACGGGTGTTCTTTATATCAAACTTACGATCCACAAGGCGGTTAAAACCCATAGCAAAATTACGGGCAAAGAGTAATGCCAGAGCGCATAAAAGCAATGCTTTTAAACCAAACCACAGACTTAAACGAGCCTGCGTACTGGAGACGACTATGGCAATTAAAATAAACATACCCGAAAAAACCGTGTGCTCAATGGCAACAAGATCGCCTAAGAGCTTAAGTTTTTTTAACATTTAAAACCTCTTTAAAGCCCCTATTTTAACATAAAATCAAGAAATTAAAAGGTAGAAGAATAGGGCTAAGCTGATCACATAAAGAGCGTAGTAAGCATAGACAAATCGAATCGCTAAAAGAGAAAAAAACCCATAAAGAGATAAAAGCCATATAGGTGTGTGGTAGTTAATTGTAGGGATATGCCATTTTAAAGTCTGGAGTAAATAAGGATCAAAGAGATCGCCACTATTAAAAAGGTGCAAGATTAAGCTTAAGGGGAAAAAGAGGACAAAAATAAAAGAGAGAAGAATGCCGCTGAGCTGGTAGGGGTTAAAGGGGGCAAAAAAAGCATGCACAAGGGGGAGCATGTGTAAAAAAAGGGTGGTATTTAATAAAAAGGCATAAATAAGAGGGTGGAGTTTTGGCATGTGTTTGATAAAAAGGAAAATATAAAACACGCCCCCTACAGATAGAATAAACCCAATATTGCGCACTAGTGAAGGAAAAAGAATTAAGGATAGTAAAACCACTAGCGCTAGTAATGAAAAACTTAACAGCTCTAAACCATTATAAAGTAGAAAAAACCCAAGTAATGCCATCACAAAGGCGCGTAAGAAAGAAGGCTGAAAATGCAGCAAAAACAAGTAGCCTAAAAGCAAACACAAAACCACTCCCATTAAATCATAGGCACGGTTGCGGTAAGGAAAATAGCGTTGTTGTAAAAAGGTGTAGGGGTATTTAAGAATGAGAAAAAAGAAAGCGCTTAAAATCCCTAGATGAAAGCCACTAATAGCAATTAGATGACTCAAACCCAAACCCACCACCACTTGCCTTAAGCTTTGATCTAGCAAATCAGCTAGAAATAAGGTGCGGTAAAAATTGCCCATTAAAGGGCTATTATGTTGGGTGTCAATGGCTTTTCTTAAAGGGTTTTTAGGATCGCTTCCTTGTTCTAAAGAGAGGGAGAAAGTGTAAAAATAACAGGATTTTAAAAATTGCCAAAACGAACAAGGCGCCATTTTACCAAAAGCGCGTACAAATTGTAAACTCAGGTCTTTAATATCCTCTTTGCTGGTGGTGTAAAACACATTGTAATGGCTATCCTGTAGCTTTAGTACTTGTGTAGCGCCCTTGTTATATTGCAGGAGTACTTGGGCATGCAAGCTTAAAGGTTTTTTGTCTAAAAAGCGGCTGTATTGTTGGTATTTTAAACTTAAAGAAATAGCAAATAGACCTAATAAAAGGCCTAGAGCATAAATCCACTCTTTAGGGGTTTGGAAAAGGGTAACAGGAGGCATTAAAAAACATCAGGGACGGGGGTCTGCTGGGGTTCTTGGTAAAAGGTGGTGGGTTTATACTCTCCATCTTGGCTTTCTATTGGGTCTTCAAAACGCGTATAGGCTTTATTAAAGAGTATTTTAACCGTACCAATATCCCCATTGCGGTTTTTAGCTAGAATAAGCTCTGCTTGCTCAATGCCCTTAGTGCTCTCATAGTTGGCTTTTTTCTCGGCATTGAATTGTTGTTCTAACTTTTTAGCCTCCTCATTCTTTCCTTCTTTGCGCAACTTGGCCAAACGATCGTTGTGATCGCGTTGTTTATAGACTGCATCGCGGTAAAGAAACAAGACTTGATCGGCATCTTGTTCAATTGCGCCGCTATCTTTTAAATCAGAGAGAATAGGCCGCCTATCCTCACGGCTTTCTAAAGAGCGATTAAGCTGGGCTAAAGCGATAATAGGGGTTTGTAATTCTCTAGCAAGGGTTTTAAGACCTCTGCTGATTGTAGCGATTTGTTCATGCCTGTTTAAACTTTGATCGCTAGCCATTAATTGTAAATAATCAATAATAGCAAGGGTGATTTCGGGGCATTTTCTTTTAAGTTGGCGCAATTTAGAGCGCACATGTTGGATTGTTAAAATACTGGTATCATCAATGAATAAAAATTTGTGGTAGATGTTTTGGGCGCTTCTACTAAGATTTTCCCAATCCTCATCGCTTAGATTGCCAATTTTAAGATTGTGCAAATGTAGCGAGGTGAGATTAGAAAGCAGACGCATCATGAGTTGCTCTGCTCCCATTTCCATGCTAAAAATAGCCACTCCCTGATTATGATTAAGGGTGGTTTTTGCTATGTTAAGCACTAGACTAGTTTTACCCATACTAGGACGCGCCCCTATTACGATCAAATCGCCGGGTTGAAAG contains:
- a CDS encoding carbon starvation CstA family protein, with amino-acid sequence MMQAVISLLWGLLALVGAVCLGVLALHKGESINALWLVCAAVCIYTLGYRFYSHFIALKVLELNDKRATPAHVLYDGQNFIPTHKAVTFGHHFAAIAGAGPLVGPILAAQMGYLPSVLWILIGSVLGGCVHDFVVLFVSMRRSGHSLGEMIKEEMGPFVGSLAMLATLAIMVIIIAILAMVVVKALAHSPWGLFTISCTIPIAILMGLYTRFFRPKVLESSALGLILLFLAIYYGKVVASNALLASYFTLKASTLAWGIMGYGFIASILPVWFLLAPRDYLSTFLKIGVVLALALGLICIAPPLHIPKLTSFINGNGPVFAGALFPFLFITIACGTISGFHALIASGTTPKIIDKESHARLVGYGSMLMESVVALMALLMAAILHPGLYFAINAPEKSIGNNLAQAAKVISSWGFSITPEEIKTLTQNIGEQSILSRTGGAPTFAIGLSLLLYQLLGHPSIMAFGYHFAILFEALFILTAVDAGTRSARFMIQDMLGHLYKPLGNHKSYSAGLLATFLAVAFWGYFLYQGILDPKGGIYTLWPLFGVSNQMLAGMALILCTTILFKMQRFKYALTTALPAFFILSITFYSGVLKIWPRGEDAVLNQVSHVATIQALKEKLTHTTDLKQISQLKQAIFNHSIDAILCLFFMCVAFCVLCVGLYICYNAYFGKIMPPLAESVFVPSKN
- a CDS encoding A/G-specific adenine glycosylase; the protein is MKVLQEALLVWYQAHGRKSMLIRNLTGPNAPYEIYVSEIMSQQTQIEVVLDKFYLPFLQAFPTLIDLANAPLDRVLLLWKGLGYYARAKNLHKSAQICCQKYGGCLPSNYTDLLALPGIGAYSASAILCFGFRQNVGVLDTNVSRVLLRLFGLDLKSKNLKTLLQDKARTFVNPTNSFDHNQALIDLGSLICTPKPSCHICPLSFSCCGKENIERFSVVKKPPSIPITKHYGVCVETKNLYLTYTQKGLYAHLYQFPLLKEQDLIPLPLLGSVRHSYTKYRVQVWLYQATLEDLQPENLVIVALASLKQLPMSSLGAKIVVLLEKRGIL
- a CDS encoding glycosyltransferase family 25 protein, yielding MRIFLIHLSSKTCQENQLFERDISDLKKSLSTSSKHSVEVFDAIYSKTKTGLHPLVKAHLHPYFTHPSCEVTHNLKDTLSAYFYGLKYKGKYMSLGELGCYASHFCLWYRCLEYNEPIVILEDDIELEPCFWQSLDFLEEHIYTLGYVRLMHLDLFELVKKPTRFTAVFQIVGPVAGNGTQGYCLTPQVAMAFIKASAKWVIPVDNLMDCTYLHGISNLVLEPFAIAEKPNNSNIERFEQKFSIGMHLVRRINHLYVKYT
- a CDS encoding DegT/DnrJ/EryC1/StrS family aminotransferase, whose protein sequence is MPYKYPFLDLVAINAPYQEAFKLQLQAHLKNAHFIGGPAHSQFLQAFSQYCQSPHAIGVNSGLDALTLMLRAYQILGLLPQGSGVLLPSFTFIATAQALLHNALVPQFVDIGKDYLLDPYALEASATPQTKAILVVHLYGQVANMQAIKAIANKHGWLVLEDCAQATGALYAQQRAGSLGHAGAFSFYPSKNLGALGDGGCVLSSNSQLIETIRVLSNNGSPDKKDSLYLGYNSRLDSIQASFLHVKLPHLDTHNAKRRALAQIYLDTINNPYVCLPSVYDIEEHVFHLFVIRISQGLRSQMQKHLASYSIETRIHYPIPIHLQRAFKEYANLSLPRTTRYSQEVLSLPISPTQSIEDTLFIAKAINAFKPI
- a CDS encoding SDR family NAD(P)-dependent oxidoreductase — its product is MQKVLLITGASSGMGKVAAQDLIQAGYIVYCVARSVDKMQDLEQLGGHVLKMDVRNESDIESVVAQVIKEQGRIDVLWNNAGYGLYGPVEELSMEKIQQQFEVNFYGVIRLKLSGRNPTRL
- a CDS encoding thiamine-phosphate kinase, translated to MDLERIFLQILEQSGITFGLGDDGVVLPCFKNPIYMLDLFTEGVHFKREWFTLEQIGYKALAVNISDAIALCAVPKYALLGLQLPENFSPLEIKELVLGLQKACQEFKIQIVGGDTIVSKSLSLAITLLASSAKPLLRQKMRLGDLLVHTGRLGESDKALQTLLRGGRVAGHSKFYKPVLKNLAPFMQTIRPLLHAGLDISDGLLAECNRLSQLNQLHCKLINPHQRAFLSGEEYEMLLCLPARNKHALIQRAKKHRIKLSFIGRVIRGKSHYKAKIWHKATK